The Streptomyces sp. NBC_00576 genome contains the following window.
GAATACGCGGACGAGGTGACCCTTGGCCGCGCCTTCGAGGGGAGACGACTCCTAGATGTCTGACGCCACGCTGCACAACACGACACAGGACCCCGATGACTTCGCGGTCCAGATCGCCGACCAGGTGGAGAGCTTCCTGGTGGCCGTCACCGAGGTGGCGAAGGGCGACGAGCCGGACTCGGCAGTGCCCTTCCTCCTCCTGGAGGTCTCCCAGCTCCTGCTCGCCGGCGGCCGCCTCGGCGCCCACGAGGACATCCTCCCGGACGAGCGCTACGAGCCCGACCTGGGCCCGGAACCGGACGTGGACGACATCCGCGAACGGCTGGCGCTGATGCTGGACCCGGTGGACGTCTACTCGGAGGTCTTCGACCCCTACGAGCCCCGCAAGGCCCCGGTCCCGGCCCGTATCTCCGACGACCTGGCCGACGTCATCGCCGACCTCCGCCACGGCATGTCCCACTACCGCGCGGGCCGCACCACGGAGGCCCTGTGGTGGTGGCAGTTCTCGTACTTCTCCAACTGGGGCTCGACGGCGTCCGCGACCCTGCGCGCACTGCAGTCCCTGGTCGCCCACGTCCGCCTGAACCAGCCCCTGGCGGAACTGGACGGCCTGGACACCGACCAGGAGCTCGGCGACGAGACCCTGGCGGAGGAGGCCGGCAAGGTGATGGTGGAGGAGATCGCGGAGCCGCTGGGGCTGCGCACGGTGAAGTAGGCATCAGGCAGGTTGTGCTGAGCGGTCGGGCAGAGGTCAAGCGCCGGATGCGGGAGAACCAGCCCGAGGCGTCCGGCGCAGTCTCAGGTGGCCGGGTCTGGTGGGGGAAGTGGGGCGGGTGACTCCATCGCCCCCACCGCCTTCAGCAGCCTCCGCAACCGCCCCGCCTCCACGAACGGCGTCGTAGCCGTCGGCTCGCTGTACCACCGCAAC
Protein-coding sequences here:
- a CDS encoding DUF5063 domain-containing protein; the encoded protein is MSDATLHNTTQDPDDFAVQIADQVESFLVAVTEVAKGDEPDSAVPFLLLEVSQLLLAGGRLGAHEDILPDERYEPDLGPEPDVDDIRERLALMLDPVDVYSEVFDPYEPRKAPVPARISDDLADVIADLRHGMSHYRAGRTTEALWWWQFSYFSNWGSTASATLRALQSLVAHVRLNQPLAELDGLDTDQELGDETLAEEAGKVMVEEIAEPLGLRTVK